A stretch of DNA from Streptomyces venezuelae:
CCCCTGGGCACGGGTGCCGTCCGGCATCCCCCAGGCACCGGCGAGGTGGCCGGCCGCTCCCTGCGGAAGGAGCAGGGCCGGGTCCTCCGCGGCGGGCCGCAGGAGCCGGTGCACGCGGAGGGTCGCGCCGTCCGGGCCGGCCAGCGCGGTGCCCTCCCCGTCGTCGGCAGCAGCGGTGAAGGCCGTGGCGAGGGAGCCCGCACCGCTGTAGGACCGGGCGACCTCCCGGTCCGGGGTGTCGCTGGTGTTCTGGTCCTGTGCCTGGACCCGGCCCTCGACCAGAGCGGCGAGCTGGGCGACCGCCACCGGGTCCTGGCAGCCGTCGTAGGCCCAGCGCTTCCCCAGCACCCCGTGCTCCATCGTGCCGACGAGGGCGTGCTCCGCCCCGTCGAGCGGGGCACCGCGATAGG
This window harbors:
- a CDS encoding maltokinase N-terminal cap-like domain-containing protein is translated as MAVIHHTVLTPGKLELLGSWLPSRPWYRGGPGEPELAKAGGFRLDDPQGEVGIEFMVVTDTSGDRPDAYLLPLTYRGAPLDGAEHALVGTMEHGVLGKRWAYDGCQDPVAVAQLAALVEGRVQAQDQNTSDTPDREVARSYSGAGSLATAFTAAADDGEGTALAGPDGATLRVHRLLRPAAEDPALLLPQGAAGHLAGAWGMPDGTRAQGLFAVLHAESPR